AGGATGATGCCCTTAAGAGCAGTCATCTGGGCGTGCCCATGCATATCCGCAATGCTCCCACAAAACTGATGAAAGATCTTGATTACGGCAAAAACTATCACTACGATCATCTATATGAAAATGGCTATTATTACCAGAAATACTTTCCTGATCCCATGCCGGAAAAGAAATATTATCAACCCAGCAATTTTGGCTTTGAAAAAGAAATCAGGAAAAGGCTGGACTGGTGGACAAGACTGAAAGAGAAACAATTAAAAGATAAAAAGGATAAGAATACTTAATTATGCAGGAAATTATCATATTATTCGTCGTACTTTTGATAGTACCAGCACTTTTGACAGCAGATGGTTATAAAACGCCTTCAGATAAAATACAGGAAATTTATAATATCCCGCCATTGCCTTATATGCAGTTCATTAAATATATGCCAATTGCCCTGGAAAAGGAATATTTGCGGAATGTCACTCTGGCTGATCTGGCACGGGAAGAACTGGGGCTTGCTGGTGAGAAAATTGACCCGGCCATCAATGGCGTGCATGATAAATATCCTGAGACGGTTATCAGGCTGGTGAATCTGGAAAATGGTGAAAAGCAGGAATTAGCCCTTCCGGAAGGCATCAGGATCAGGAGCACATCCCTTTCACCTGATAGAAAATTACTGGCAATAATTAGCGAAGAAGAAGATGGAATATATCTGGGTATATATGATCTGGAGCGTAATAAATATCGGGAATTAAAAGAGCTGCGCCTTAATGACGCAATGGATATTGACCTGCAATGGTATAATGATAACCGGCATCTGCTGGCAAAATCTGTACCAGAAGACAGAGGCGAACGTCCCTCTCCTCCTAAAGTTCCAGAAAAGCCTATTATTCAGGAAACTTATGGCAAAACCAGCCAGACGCGCACCTATACCAATCTTTTACAGAACAGCTTTGATGAAGTGCTTTTTGAATATTTCTTTACTTCGCAGGCAGTGATCATTGATGCTGCAAAATTGAAGTATAAAGAAATTGGTGAACCTGGAATATATAGCTGGCTAGAGCTTTCGCCTGATAATAATTATATATTCGTGTCTCAGATCAATAAACCATTTTCCCGGGAATTACCCTGGTATAGATTTCCTCGTCAATATAAGGTCTGGAATAAAAAAGGCAAAACAGTAAAGATACTGGAAGACAGACCACTTACGGATCAGATACCTATTGGTGGAGTTTATGCCGGTAAGCGCAGTTTTGAATGGCAGCCGCAAATGCCTGCCAGCCTCGTCTGGGTGGAAGCTCTGGATGATGGTAACCCAAAAATTGAAGTCGATCACCGTGATAAATTAATGATTTTAGAGGATATAGAAACAGGCGAAGCCTGTGAATTTATGAGATTGCAGCAACGCTTTCGGTATATCCAGTGGTCAGAAAAACCCGGCTGGTTCATTGTTTATGAATATGATCGTGATAAATTGTGGCAAAGAGGCTGGCTCACTGATCTGGATGGTACTGAACCTGTAATCATTGATGACCGCAGTATTCAGGATCAATATAATTTTCCCGGCAGCCTGCTGACCCGCAGAAATGAATATAATCAAGAGCTTTTTATCCATCAGGATAATCACGTGTATTATCTGAATAATAAAGGTGCCAGCCCGGAAGGTCGCTATCCTTATCTGGCAAGAGTTAATCTGCTGACTAAAGAAAAGCAGATTATTTTCCGCAGCAGAGATGGCTGGCTGGAAACTCCGGTTTGCTTTATAGATGATAACTTCAAGCAATTAGTTGTCAGTGCTCAAAACCAGGATAATCCCCGAAATTATTATGTGTATAACACGGAATCAAAAGAA
This genomic interval from Candidatus Stygibacter australis contains the following:
- a CDS encoding prolyl oligopeptidase family serine peptidase; translation: MQEIIILFVVLLIVPALLTADGYKTPSDKIQEIYNIPPLPYMQFIKYMPIALEKEYLRNVTLADLAREELGLAGEKIDPAINGVHDKYPETVIRLVNLENGEKQELALPEGIRIRSTSLSPDRKLLAIISEEEDGIYLGIYDLERNKYRELKELRLNDAMDIDLQWYNDNRHLLAKSVPEDRGERPSPPKVPEKPIIQETYGKTSQTRTYTNLLQNSFDEVLFEYFFTSQAVIIDAAKLKYKEIGEPGIYSWLELSPDNNYIFVSQINKPFSRELPWYRFPRQYKVWNKKGKTVKILEDRPLTDQIPIGGVYAGKRSFEWQPQMPASLVWVEALDDGNPKIEVDHRDKLMILEDIETGEACEFMRLQQRFRYIQWSEKPGWFIVYEYDRDKLWQRGWLTDLDGTEPVIIDDRSIQDQYNFPGSLLTRRNEYNQELFIHQDNHVYYLNNKGASPEGRYPYLARVNLLTKEKQIIFRSRDGWLETPVCFIDDNFKQLVVSAQNQDNPRNYYVYNTESKEIRWLTDYQNPYPEWANIPKEIIYYERADSVMLSGTLYLPPDWDGITPLPLVVNAYPEEYTDLSTAGQSSKSADTFTYFSGASIRYFALAGYAVIADASIPIIGDPETVNETFISQTCLSVKAAIDHLAERGIIDPQKVGITGHSYGAFMVANVLAHSDICVAGIAKSGAYNRTLTPFGFQSERRTFWEAKEFYYQVSPFMNADKINEPLLLIHGEEDDNSGTYPIQSKRLYDAIKGNGGISRLVMLPLEKHGYSARESNLHVIAEMIEWFDRFLKNAEPAGD